Within Ptiloglossa arizonensis isolate GNS036 chromosome 8, iyPtiAriz1_principal, whole genome shotgun sequence, the genomic segment TACCGTAGTAAATGactgagaaaatatcaaaaaacGATTCACATTTTAGTACCTTTAAGCGAGTTAGGATACAAATTAACATAAAGAAAGTATTATCTAATCTTATTAAAAAGTGGGTTTCAAAGAACTTATTTATAACTTCATTGTGCAAGTACGATTATCGTGGAGATGACGGAACTATAAGACTTCGCACGTCAACGTGTAAAAGAGAAGGCcagttatatttaatatatttcaattgactcagaaaatatattttctactttGGCGAGTAACGATTTCTTCGCCTCTCTTTTACAGATTGTTGATGCCTgttaacaatttatatttaattgtgTACATAATAGAACGCAAGTTAAGAAGTGTAATTGTATTTGATATACGAGTTTACACATTGTTACGACTAATGAACATTTCTGTAAATAGACAAACCTAAAATTCTGGCATTTATTTTCGTCAGACTTGtaccaatttttataaaaagaatgTGTAATAGGATAAAATATAaggtataatatttataagaaaatattGTAGTTTATTTTCCAATGATTTCTTGCAAATTATATGTGCGGCTATTCTCGTTTTCTAGATGTTTCTCTTCTGCTGAATCTGTGGATCAAAACAGTTCTTTTTTAAAGTTCATTGAtccagaaatgaaattttactgATTTGTTAATAGTTTCAGTATActacaatatttaaattctttaaaaaatctTAAGATATTAAAGCCTCCATTATGGGTTTGTAGGTAACTGTTCATTTATATAATActgtgtattttatatttattgaaaaGTTGATGTATTTAATTTGTTTGTTTCATACATTCTCGCCTTCTGTTTGATTTTAGTCATCTAATTCTTCGTCTATGAAATCGGCTTGTGCTCGTTTCATATTTCGCCGATTCGTCCTTCTTCCTGTCCTTTTCCTTGGTGGACAAACACGCTGTCCGAGTTTTACAACTTCTAACTTATTCTTATTATTCGCCGCCCGTTGATGGCCAAAGAGACGGGACATGTTGATTCCAGGGTTCTGGGAGATATTGGTATGCCATTGAATCTATCGTGCGAGCTAATAACATTTCTGTTAGTGTTAAAATTATGGCTTTGGAAAGTGGATTGTATTCAGAAGCTATCGGTTAATGTACGCGTTACACATATAGATAGATACTTCATTAATacgtgttaaaatattttattatttaagtgAAATGGCGGAGAGAAAATAGTGATGAGCGAACAAATATTGGCGATAGGGACAAAATTATCGAAGGATGCTGTATATATCACAAGTTGTATAGGTATGTCCAATTGTAAGAATAATACGTAGAAGTATAAAGTAAGAATATTATATAGAGAAGGGGATGATTGCTTGCTCAAAAATAAATTGATGATATAGAATCAAATTTTGTGCAAGATCACGCCTTTGGAAAAATCAAGTTTGAAAATTCGTCGGTCATGACGAATTCTCACAAGGAGTATTTCCTAAGTGTTCGACATCTATTACAGTTTTTTTAAAAGTGCAAAAACCTAAACGGTGCGtatcttttttatttgtttctaatCGTAAATTGAAAAGATGTACCAACTTTTTGGATATTATCATTATATAAATGACGAATTTTGCTTCGATAAACTTTAAATACTTTGGACATGAAGTATTCTTTAAGCGAAATACTAATTATAAACCGAACCAATTATTGTTATGGACTGTATCTGCAAGTTTGCGTGGACAGACGCGAGATAGCGCTACGTTTTAACCAAAATGGTGGAGGATAACTTCTCTATGACCTTGAAGAGCCAATTGATCTTGCGCCGATGATTCAAATTAGGTGCCCGCGTATGGATcttcaaacaaaaatttttcgaaaacaagGTCTCGTACGATACACGTATAATGCTAGATTTTTTGGGGAATCTTTCGAGTTTCGTTGAGTGCTATCGTTTGTGAAGCTGCCGAGTCAAAAACCAGATAATACGCGACATACAAATTTTAAGAATGTTTATGTTACAAatgattgaattttatttatataacgaGTTGCGAGAGATACAACAatcgaaatattaattaatattcgagAACGTGATTACCTGGTTTTTGCGCCAGACTCTTCCATTGTATACAGGAACAAACGTTTTTCTTAGTACTTCGTCAAAGTTTTTAAACACTCGTCATTTTGTTGCGTTCCTTGTTTCTAAAAATTAAAGCGTGCTAGTTTACCGGTTCGCTTGCCATTTATTAATATcaagtaattttaataaaatttaaatgcgACTTGGAAAATTCAAGTCCGTTTTATACACTGCTCAAAATAGTTATTGCATTTTGTACCTGTAGGATGAACCAAATATTGAACTTTGCAGAATGAATACATTATATATGAAagcccataaaaaaaaaaaaaacagaacccTTAAATCGTTTTCTTAGTTTTACAGCACGAAGAAATGATTTCGAcgcgtgaaaaattattattttgttgtGGTCATTCTGTTAGAAATTAAGGCGTATTTTCGACTCTCGTGGTGTAGGTAACATTACAACGAATCCATCGGAAGATAGATATAAAGATCGTAGTTCTCCTTGTataaattctaaaaaaatctaTTCCGAATATCAATAATGTTTTTCCACGAAAATACCAGAAGAACATATATTCCTATAGACGTCTCTTTCGCTCTCTGGACTATGGAGTGTCAACAGTGATAAACAGAGGTTACATTGATCACATTCAACCACCCCAAGTGGTAAATTCAGTTCACATTTCATACCTGTCGTGAAAACTTTTAAAAAAAGGTATTTCTGAGCACCGATGCtcattccttcttcgtttctaccagTACTGCCTATGTGAAAGAATCCCAAAACACCCCGTATACATTTATAAGAAGCTTCCTACTCCGTAGAACAGATTCCTGATGATCCTGAAGGCTCCTATCCAAAGAAGAACGACGATACACGCGGACGCGAAGTCCTCGATCTCCTCGCAGGTGATGCTCGAGACAACGTTAACGATCCCTCGAAAGACGTTCGCGAACGTTTGTATAGCCTCGATGCAGAGGTCCAGTAGGAAGCAGATCACCTGGAAAATCAGGTTCATCACCGCTAGTGTCAGCTCGACTAACCGCatcaggaaatcgagaaagaTGTCCAATAACTTGTCGAAGGTTTTCCAGAGCCAACGGACGACCCGCGAGAAAAAGTCCGTGAACTCTTGCGAAGCGTTCGATACGCAATTTTTCATAATCGACGCCATTGACTTGGTCTACACCTGTTTTGCATAGTCTTCTCTTCGACTTCTTCCCGATGCGGTGCTTTCACAACGCGAACGAATTTCGCGCTCGACGCATTCCACGTGTCGTAGAACATCGAGGGACGACCGTGACTTTAGACAATTTGAGGAACCAGTGGTGCAACCAGAAATTTCCAAACAGGGGAGAGAGGTAAATTTTTGTCTCCCCTTGTGTTTACGAATACAAATGATCATTCTTCAATGACTCGTCCAatcttaaaatatatattttttttttcctttcaataTAAATTAACGTCGCATCAATTTCTTTATGTTTAGGTATTGTTATACTATTTGGTCGataatcttcgtttctttaatcgaaTTTTAGCGGTTTGTGAATCTCATCTTTTGAAGTAGGTACTATTTTGTATTTATCGTCAagtattttattcttttctatcGTTTTTTCCCGTagaatattaaaagaaatgttagaaaataattgtttttaattttttcataggGAAAGGGGAGGCATCTGTCCCCTTGGTTACGTTACTGTCAAGGACCTTTGCTCTTGTGTCTTTCCGTACGTCGTTGATCAGAACCAGCCCTTATCCTCTCGAAATCCCCAACATAGATCGAGTTTTCGATCGTCGTACGCGCGCCGACTGTTTAGTCTGcggaaaacgaaaaaagagaaatttgCCTTGAGATATTACTTTTTTGAGAGAGTCGTCTTTGTGTACAGGAATGATCCGAGAAACTGGGGCGTGCTTCAACTCGGCACCGAGCGAAGGTAGAAGAAGTTTGTAGGGGTAACAGTTACGTAGCTTAATGAGGACTACCTTTCCGCGATGTAACTTTTCTCCCAAGTGCAACCGCGCGGGTGTAATATGCActtgcacttttttttttattttcttaatggTACCTTCTGTTTCTTATTACGTGTATCGATTCGGGTCGTTATTCCACGTCCGCAGAAAAATGAATACTTTGTTGGATATTttgttttagaaaattattccatCCTATCAAGtcgttgaataatttattattgtctTCTGAAAATTTTCTCTTTAAAGTTTCCCATTTTTTTTATCGGATCGGTTTACGGAACTAAGATCGGTTACTTCGATATTAATGAAGTAACATCAATATTAATGTGAAGATTGAAAGGAGTTCTTGTACTAAAAATAACAAACGTTTCAAAATTGTTAAGGTTTTGGTATGATGCAGGGAGGTGTATGTAGAATCGTGAACACAATTTTAACTCGAAACTTCATTTATTTAATACAGTATACAGTCTGCGATAACTTTGTTAATGTATATCTCACTGTTGTCAAGCGATAACTAAGATTAATAATATGTAACATGTTCTATCGTTATGATACTTGCATGGGTGATAATAAAATGTTGATGATTACGACGTACATATATTCGTAATTAAGATGGCAGTTCTTGTCGTTGCTATTTGCAAATTGTCTAAATAGTATCAAATAGTGAGCCTGTTCGTAGGTCTAAATATTTGTAGTATATCTTAATAATTGATTATACAGGATGTCTGGTTACATCGTATACAAgcaattattttctaaattatcgaatatacaAAAGAGGGTACGCGGCTTGCAATGaaatagatataaaaaaaaaagagtcatTGTATGTGACAACTGTGAATAAACTTGatacttgatatttgtaaataattgctCATTTAGCGAATAATATAAATGACAAACAATGAAAGTATATGGTTCCATGTATACAGATGAAGGTGAGATTGAAATCTCCGCAAGTAATAATCTCAAAAAAGTTCAAGTTCAATATTATATTTCTCCCTTCAAATCAAACAACTTTTATATAAATAGTCTTTCttaattttcaattcttcgaaAACTAGGCGTATAAAGAAATCGAAACCAGACATACTCTATATATTTGAATCTTACGTTTTATCAATTATTCTACGTTGATATAGATACTATTTGATATTCGATATTAATATCGTTactttattaatgttattatttttcatttatttttggtCCACAGCTAATTGGTCGTGTTAGTGTTTCAAGTTCGAAATGGTCCATTATACGTGTTACCATACAGGCgtccttgtttctttttcttttttatatacaataattgtctatgatttTAATTGATACATGATATGTAGAGTATCTCCGTCAAATTAGCTCAGCGAAAAGCGACAGAATTAAAAGCACGAACGAAGCTGCTTGTCGCATGGATCCGTTGCAAGCGTCTGCATCGTTGCAAGATTGAACGCAACCTCGAACGTATCTATAAATCATGATTCATAGTCAGACATTCTATTTTAACATACAATGGTACATAAAGTATAAACTGTTTCTTGTAAAATGCACAATctggaattgaaatttatttgtatttatcaattttttcgcTCATCATCCGTTTAAAAACTGTTAGCATCGCAAAACTGATTATtaatacattaaaaataataattcgtggTAGCGGTTAaacgtgaaaaaataattaaaaaatgtggAACAAGATTTGTTCGTAAGAAGCTTCAATTTTGAGAGTTATATTTATCTAAAGTGTTTCGACgtgtgtaattatttttacacgataaATATAAACTCGTCGTACGAAGAATTATTActctatattttcaatttattttttcacgaaaaatcGCAACATTCGTGG encodes:
- the LOC143150383 gene encoding uncharacterized protein LOC143150383 produces the protein MKNCVSNASQEFTDFFSRVVRWLWKTFDKLLDIFLDFLMRLVELTLAVMNLIFQVICFLLDLCIEAIQTFANVFRGIVNVVSSITCEEIEDFASACIVVLLWIGAFRIIRNLFYGVGSSTGRNEEGMSIGAQKYLFLKVFTTGMKCELNLPLGVVECDQCNLCLSLLTLHSPESERDVYRNICSSEFIQGELRSLYLSSDGFVFNIWFILQRTVLRKTFVPVYNGRVWRKNQNPGINMSRLFGHQRAANNKNKLEVVKLGQRVCPPRKRTGRRTNRRNMKRAQADFIDEELDD
- the LOC143150623 gene encoding uncharacterized protein LOC143150623, whose amino-acid sequence is MRCFHNANEFRARRIPRVVEHRGTTVTLDNLRNQWCNQKFPNRGERERGGICPLGYVTVKDLCSCVFPYVVDQNQPLSSRNPQHRSSFRSSYARRLFSLRKTKKEKFALRYYFFERVVFVYRNDPRNWGVLQLGTERRDIVRKAAQWYR